The sequence gagatttaTACACAtctattatatagaaataatgAGAAAATGAGCCTCTACATATATTTGTATCTacgtgtgttcttgtgtttacATCTACTATACTAATTGTAAGAGATCAGAGAGAAAGGTCCTAACCGCTGACAACTTGATATTACAACAATTAATAATATACTTAAATTGTatgatttcagagaataaataaAGTGTTCGCTGTTCGTTTACTACATAGTTTTAGAGTTTTCCCCCCTTTTCTTTAATGGAAGCTAGAGTTTGAAAGTGGCTTAACCAATAACTAGAGTAATGAGACCGCGTCTGTGGATCCGAAAGTGTGTATTTCAGCTGTGTGCATTATGGGGGTTTTAATTTAAAATCCAAGTTAACGTCACTAACGAGGGTTATTACCCGTCATCCATggctatttttcacgtagtgacaaTGAGAATTGATCTatttatctatctatctatatatatgagaggagaggagagagatttgTACACATCTATTATACAGAAATAATGAGAAAATGAGTCTCTATATATTTGTATCTacatgtgttcttgtgtttgcaTCTGCTATGTTAATTGTGATAGACGAAGAGAAAAGGTTCTAACCATTGACAGCGTGGTATTACAACAATTAACAATATACTTAAGTTGTatgatttcagagaataaataaAGTGTTAGCTGTTCGTTTTCTACATATTGTTTTAGAGTTTTCCCCCGTTTTCTTTAATGGAAGCTAGAGTTCGAAAGTGGCCTAACCAAATGAGTCCGCGTCTGTGATCGGAAGGTGTGTATTTCAGCAGTGCATTATGGGAGTTACAATTTGAAGTCCAAGTTCCAATGTTcttagggaaaaaaaaaaaacacccagCCTGTCGTGAGCAAGTCCAGCAGCACGCTGCAAGCTTACGTGCCTGCACAGTCATGACTGATTCTTCCACGGGTGCAGGCCGTCGGCACaaagttaattctttgctaatccaaaaatcatgaaacaaattttgttagtcttcttacatgatcctttgtcttttaaaatacatgaactcatgaaatagttattgtaacatgcataatTGTGTAAATTTGTTGCAACTAGAATAATTCGTAACTCACACATCACACCTGCAAatttagtgaaaccacttttattagtttacttatactattatttatgtaggaaaaataatggtagacatgaaaaaattaattaatatgttgtttcttaacatgttcactttatgcttctaaactttgtaaaaatcatggagaaattaataaaactctaaatgaagtgaacccaattttaaagatcctcttaagatatactctgcacacaaaaaatatgtgtttatatattaagtttttccttaacatgatggGCCAAATCATCCTGTTCATACGACTTATTtcagcatttttctttttttcaaacttcctctccatgaaatatgatgcaaacgatattatttttaaattcttttcgtagaaggtcttagaattgtctctagtatttttagaatttttgtgatttttttaatttttgaatttttgaatttaaatttggaaaccaatcaaattcaaaatatggTGCGAACCGAATTAGCCAAACATTACGAATATGAATTTTCAAACCCTGCTTCATAGTATTCGAGTCAATATCCCGTGAGTATATTATATGCAGTTCAGACAACAGAACGCATGCATATGGTTGCTTACCATTTTCTGCATGGGCTAGCATAAACTAGTGTCCTACGCGCAGTTGACctcctttgttttttcttcggACAAGTCAATGTCCAGTCAAATTGTCAATGTTTCAAACATCACCAGTTAGTTTCTGCAACTATCGATAGCTCatatggctttttttttttctcattagtACGTGATGCGCGCATAACTACATACGCACATCACACTTGCATATCCGCGAGTACATCCTTATCACACGCTTATAAATAATACCGATAAAAACACTTACATATGCTTAAATTGTGAGCACAAAGATTCGAATTTTGGTGGGTGAAGTTGTACCTTCAGGTCTCCACCACGGTACCCAAAGGCGGTTTCTTGATCCTTGACATAGTTTTTCCATCCATGCATTGGTATTTGCTATTCCTAGTTGAATTTTGGCCGTCTAATGGTCGGTTATGCGTATAGTTGCATATTATCGGCTAGATGCAAAAAGTAGAATTTCTGTACAGTACTTATTGCGAACGCGATTTTCTACTATTTGGTTCGTGTTGTGGGACCATCCGGAGTCATCCGAACCAAAATCCGAGCCTAACCATGCCATTTTGTTTGCGTCACAGGATTGAGTCGTCCCTCGCCGAGCCACCCTTCCCATGCGAACCTGCCAGTATGAATCTGTGACCCAGTTGTTCCATAGGGGTGTGTTTAGTTGCGGAAGAGAGGTTGCATCGTATAGCCTGGCTGAGTGAAAGCAGGCGGTGGGAGCCATATAGTTCTTAAGaatagtgtttggttggctgcataAGCGGATACAATAGCAGATGGAGTGAACCTGTGAAGGTGTTGGGTTAcatgtatgagcggatgcaatgaTGCTGTGACTTAAGACTGACGAGTGGGTCCTACTGACACTGTAGCTCATGTAGCCTGCATCTGCCCAGTCTGGATGTGAGTGAAGCTTGATTTGGACGTATTGTATAGCTAGGTTGACTCATATAGGCTGCATCCCCCATGTAGGCAACCAAATAGACTTCTATACGAAAATGTTTGAGTGGATATAAGTTTCTCATATACGTAAGCTCGGATCAAgcaaaccaaacagaccctagaTTTCACCGAACAACCCCGTCCTCCTTGACCTGAGCAAATAGCGATGGCAGTGGCTTGCCTCGACGGGGGACGACCGTGCTCTCACCAATCTCCTCGGCCCACATAGCGTTGCCCTCTCACCCCCTTCTCCGTACCCCGATCCACCTTCCACTCTAATCACCTAGTAAGCATTAGGGTTGTTGCCAAAAATTGGGGGATTTCTTCCTACACTTTTCTTGATGCTTCTTGTACCAAAAATTCTCTCAATCCATGGCTGATATGCATAGGATTTGCGGTGATTAGGGCTCTTGCACTCAGTGTATTTGTATCTAGTTTCCTATccttctgctgctgctctcaACTCTTGATTGCAATCCTCGGTTCCTCATTAGTTAAGTACAAACAGGTGTtgtggttttttattttattgtgatCTATACTTTGGGATCGCTTTGGCTACATCTCGGAATCCCGGACTaagatctcctttatttttctttggagTATGTTTGGTTGCCCGAATTTTCCCCAGCCTAGCCCGGTAGAGACGTATAATCTCATAGAGATACGTGTTTGGTTGTTCGCATCCACTGTTTCAACCTAGCCTGATAGATGCAAATATACGGCCTTATCCTAACTCGGTGGATGCAGGCTCTGTATTCGCTCATGGAGACATGCCTACTTATTaatatcacaaaatcatctACATATGAGTAACCAATTACAATATCAGCTCTTACATCCGCTTATACAGCCTCAGATTTAGTTAATCAAATAGAAACTCGACTCAACCTATCCAGAtagatacaaccaatcaaatatttttcttttcaacaaatatgttTCCGCTCAGAATGCATCCCCTCAATCTACTTATATGATGCATACGAGGAATTAAACACGCCCTTGGTGTATTTGTATGCATATCTTGATGATTTGTTCCTAAAATCATTTGATTAGAAGCACCTCAGATCGGCTCAGCAATAGCACCAGGTGTCAGAACAACAGCTGCAGAGGTATGCATCCAAAATTTCCATCAATTCTTCCTGCAATTCTATTGTGCTATTGTGTTTTGCTGTGGCTTGAGCACAAAAAAATTGACCACACTGTTCATGGTACCTGAGATGGTCATGTCTTGTTACTTATTGGATGATGGTTTCAACATGCAGCCCGTTCTATAGTGACAGTTCTAGTTGAAATAGACCTGATTAGTTATATATTGTCATCTCTGGATATGCTAGTAGatgatgtttggttctttgtACTCCAATATGACcctaaaatatttattgtgtGACTATAGACCGCTACTACGTACTCCATATATATTGCCTTGGAATCTGAGAATTGGCTGACGTTTACGTATCTtttattgaaacaaatttagatCTTATAGACTTATACTGTTCAAGCGTTGATCATTGTCAGAATACGTTTTTGTAACAAGGTTTGGCTGCTTCCGtcaattgcatgttgtattcTAATGTATACTGAATGTGAATTTTCAGTTGTACTTCAACTTTTGGAAAGCATATATATTGTGTTtgcttgatgaaatcattgtaGTTGACAAGATAAGTACAAATTAGAGATAGTATGGTAGATATAGGTATGGTATACACACAAAGGTCTAGAAGGTATGCACTAGCCCCATAGCATTCACatatacattaaaaaaaactaaagactaAATTCCGAACGTGTATGCCCTCGTCACGCGACATGCACGCTCAGATCAGTCGTTCATTCTTCATCAGAGACGTGCGCGACTCGCATATATGTTCACACAGTGTtggagagacggagagatttTTCTCACGCGCGTTCGTCTCGCTCATCTGTTAACTGTATACCGGACCCATGCGTCAGCGAAGATTTGCTCGCTGAACCGTTGAGGCGGCTTTTGGAGGCTTTTTCAAACATCGGGAACCACACCTATTCATTTCATCGCTCTCGTCTCTCTCTCTAGGTTCGTCGCCCTCGcttcccttccccttctctCTATCGCTCGCGGTTTTCCCCCGCGAATCCGCACACGACTAGGGTTTTCTGATTCGCGTTTTTGTTGATCCAGTGCAAATCGATAGTGCGACAGGGAGGAGGGTTGCACAGGAAGGTAAGTTTCCCCCCAAATCTGTCTAAATGTGCTGTGTTTTTTGCTTCTCTCGcacatattttgttttttggGATCCGTATGATCCAGTGCAAATCGCGTGTAGCCACACGCGGATTCCTCAGAATTTGCTTGTATTTGGTTCTCTCGCATGTGATTTTTTTCTCCCCAATCTTATGACCTGGGGTTTCCTAATTCGTGATTTTGCATAGATCCATTGCAAATCAGTAGCACAAgttaatgatttatttttccTAAGGTACTTATCTGAATTCTTGCTTTATTTTTTAGTCATTTTTACAAACCGTTTAGCTTGACATTGGAGAAGTAAAATGGGTATCCGGAAGAAACATGAGCCATGTGGACCGTTGTCAGCTGGTATATACCATTTCAAGTGTTTTTCCTCACGATCAATTATATTTGAAAGCatttaattctttttactttcttTATGCGAATTTATGCTTCTTGATATCACTTAATATAATgtcaaaaaaaaagtaatttttcatgaaatataatgtcaaaaaaaaagtaatttttCATGTTCTCCAAATGATGAAAATGGACTAGAAGAAATTTGGCTCTATTTCCTGTTGATTCTAAACCCAATTTGAAATATGTATGCATTTTAACAAATCAGCATATGCAAATGAGTAATATCTAATAAGCATTTTCATGTATGTGTTAAATAGAGCACAAGCAAAAAACCTGCATGTTGGCAagtaaatttattatttatttgaagtattttttttacatgaaaTTCTTATAAGGTGTTCCAGTTGTTTGCCCTTTTTATCTCGAAAAGCAATATTGTATCTTTCCACTAGCATCTTTTTATTGATCATAAGCAATTCTTCTATGGTTGAGATTTGAGGTAggcattttttttataaatgcaATGCTTAAGCAATATTTGATAATGATTGGGACAAGTTCTATTTTAATGTTAAGTATTTTTGTATGGGTTAGAAGCATTTCCTCCCTAGAGATTAGATGCACCTGAATTTTACGAGTAAAGCTGTTATTACATTGAAATGAGATGTTTCATCAAGATAAATTCAAAACTTCACAGATTTGAAAGCATTTTTATGAATTTGTGAAAGCAATACATAGTGAACTTGAAAGCATTTGTCTGATTATTGAAAGCAAGTTCAAATGGATCATAATTCTAGTTTACTATAAACTATTGATTGAGCATCTCATGTTCATGTAGCATTTTGATGTATTTATAAAAGTAATACATAGTCAACTTCAAAGCATTGTTACTGAAAGCAAATTCAAATGAATCACATAATTTCTGGTTTCCAATAAACTATTGATTGAGCATCTCATATACATAAAGCATTTTTAAGCATCTATGAAAGCAATACATAGTAAACTGCATAGTATTTTTTGTGATTACTCATATATTTGCTTTTTACTACCTACATAAACACTTTAATCGTGCATATTTTCATAAGCAAGAATTAGGCATACTTGCTTTTTAGTATTAACCCCAACTTATAATTATGCATGTAGAATCGACTATAAGGAGGTTTGTGTTGTAGTACAAGTAACTTGTATCATTGGATGAAGGaacaattttaattttgaaaagcaaattcacatacaaattaGCTTACATACTTTTTATTTCCACTAAACAATCATGCAAATACATTAGGCATAAGGAAAATGCTGAAACATGCTTGTTTCATAAGCAACAACTCTACACAATATTGCTTTTTAcacttttttcccctttttttacCTAATTTCtcataacttttttcttttcagatcATACATCAATGGGTGAGCAGACAAATGTGCATGCAGTGGAGGCAGTAGAGATTAATAATGGGGTGATAGATCACACAAAATAGAAGTACAATTTGATCAGATGTGATCTTTTCCAGATGCAGGCAAGTTATGCTGAAAtataaattatcaaattgaGACTTAAATTACTAAAAATGGCCAATTCATTCCCCACCCACCATCTCAAAGTTCTAAAATAGCCCGAAAGCCCATGAAGCCTTTTCACCTGAAAGCCTATAAAGCAAATAGTAGCCCACAAAGCCTAACAACCCAATAAGACATGTGGACCTAACTTCCACGTTGGTTGTATTTGCCAACAGCTTTATGATGATTTTGTTAGTATTTATGATGATTATGTTAGTGACGAACTTGATCCTTTTTTGTCACTAACAACAAGGCAACTAGCCTTGGGTCATTTGTGACAAATTGTTGAAACATCGTCATAAAGAGGGCTCAAATAGTGACGAAATGTTCTATTATCATTGAAAGTTTGTCGTAGATTAGCAAATTTGTTATAGTAATTTAATAAAAGCAAATGTAAATATTTGAATGTAGATAACATCAAGAATTTACCTTCTTGACATAAAACACCTCAACCGAAGTTGACCATGTCAACCACGACTCGTCTGGCTATCTGCCATGTAAGTGCTACTCTCAATCACACCAATTGACCAGCAACACCCAGCAACTTCTGAGTCGCGTACTACTCGGTGAGAAAGAACTCGCGTATCTCGACGAGAAGTGAATAGAACATCAAACAGCAGAAACTCGACGAGAACGAAAATCAACAGGAACAAAAACACATGAGGCTCTCTGGAGGAATTTTCGACTATATTCAACTTGTGACTTGCACGAACCTGTGTCTTATTTACAAAAAAATAGAGATtttaactcatatttatagcaacctgctaactccaaatcctaacacgaatcgtGCCATCTCATGATCCGATTTTGACTCCTAATCAAACTCTAACTACTCCTCTGCATACCGCACGATCGAACCTTACAAGTTACGACCAGGACTCTAGACTTCAATCGAGTCCCCGAGGCCCATgacaaggattaagtccaacaacTGCCACATCCTAGAAACCCACCATTTGATAGTACTCCCTCTCATTCCCGCCAATATGTTCATCCGCACTGAGCACCTCATTAAAATCTCCCGCGCACAGCCAAGGGGAGTCAAGCTGTGCACGGAGAAATCTTGAAAGGTACCAGCTGTCCTTCCTACACTCCCGGCAAGGCATACTGTAGAAACCAGTGAGCCTCCACTATTTCACTCCCACATTGTCACATGAAACGAGCACATCAATGTGAGACTTGGACATGTTCTGTAGATCAACCACAACATCACTCCGCTAAAAGAGTGCCAAACCACCACTTTgtgttggaaattaatcttgttttggtgtCTTTAGGTAAGTTAAGTATTTAGTAAAGGCAAGTCAGATGCATGGACGTAGAAAGCTAGGATAGTTTTAGTTGGCCAGTTGTCATATACGTACTCGTATAGAAGGTCTACGAGACCGCGGAATACACGACATTCAATCAAGTCCGAGTCGTATGCTTGCATGTGTCCAGGTTGTAGAGTTCGAGTTGAAGTCTATATGCTTGTAGGGCAAAGTACACGTACAGGTGCACGGAGTGCAGATACAAGTCGGTTAGCTTGTATGTCTGGCAGGTTGAGTACTCAGTACCTATATAAGCAAGGGCATGTAATAGGAGTTTAGATGCATCAGGGagaaaagctcaaagtacttggttaggtactcaGAGAGCTCGGATCTCCTTAGGGCGTCGAATCGAGgaaagctcaaagtacttggttaggtactcggAGAGCTCGGATCTACAATCAGGTCGAGGAAAGCTTGAAGTACTCGGTTAAGTACTTAGCGAGCTCGGATCTCAAATCTAGACTTTGAAAgatataaaagaaaagaaaaggctaatCTGTTGCAGCCTTGAAtttttgtgtgttcttgtgttctctCGTCGAGTTTCAATTGCTGGATCGTCCATCTTGCTTCTTGCCAGGTTGTTCATGTGGTCGTAGCGCTCACTTGGTCGGACAGGTTGGTCGTGCACGTGCTGGTCGCTCGCATGGTCGTGTGACTGGTCGATCACGTGGTCGCGGGTGGGAGCTGGTCATGCTCCTGGTCGGACGCGTACTCAAGGAGCGCGAAATGGTCACAACGAGTGGTCTTGGGCTTCGGGAAacccaacaattggtatcagagcctcgatGAACTACTCGGCAAGCTAGGAGATCTGTTGTGTGTGGTCGAAGGATAGTAGAGGTAGCGAATCAACATCGGTGACAATGTCTGGATTGGGAGCACTGACGAAAGAGAGTTCACTGGTGTCACTACACTATCCAATGCTCACGAGGAGCAACTACGCAACATGGGCGATCAAGATGAATGTTTTCATACGTGCACAAGGCATTTGGGACGCTGTCGAGCACGATGATCCGAAGGAAAAGGTGGACATGAAGAAGGATCAGATAGCGCTTGCCGCCATCTATCAAGGCATCCCAGAGGAGACGCTGCAGGCAGTATCCGAGAAGGAAACTTCCAATGAGGCATGGGAGTGCATCAAGGTGATGTACCTAGGTGCCAAATGTGTCGAGGATGCTCGTGTTCAAACCCTTAGAGAAGAGCTAGATGGCTTGCGGATGAAGAGCACGGAGTCGGTCGATGACTTCGTAATGAAGGTGAATTCTATCATCAGAACGATTTGTGGGATCGGCGATAGGAGGGAGGACTCGTATGTGGTAAGGAAGATCCTCAGAGCCACACCATACAAGTTCTTGTAGATTGTCACTTCAATCGAGCAATTCGATGACCTCGAGACCATGACAGTCGAGGAGGTCTTCGACAGGCTCCAGGCATACGAAGAAAGGTTGCGTGGCAATGTCAACGACATCCACATCAATGCGGAGCATTTTTTGCTCACTCGAGAACAATGGAGAGTTAAGGTTAAGAAGAATGGTGGTGAAGGCTCCTCCAACAGTGGTGGACAAGGCAACAAGAATTGGAAATTTGACAAGGCTAAAGTGAGGTGCTACAAGTGCAAAGATTATGGGCACTACCAATGGGAATGCGAGGAGTCGAAGAAACAGGAGAAGGCATTGTTCATGGCTGCAGAGAAGGATGACCACCCAGCACTGCTCTAACgtgaagaaaacaagattaagggggagtattggaaattaatcttgttttggtgtCTTTAGGTAAGTTAAGTATTTAGTAAAGGAAAgtcaaatgcatgcatgtagaaaGCTAGGATAGTTTTGGTTAGCCAGTTGCCGTATACGTACTCGTATAGAAGGTCTACGAGTCTGCAGAATACACGGCGGTTGATCAAGTCCGAGTCGTATGCTTGCATGCGTCCAGGTCGTAGAGTTCAAGTCGAAGTCTGTATGCTTGTATGGCAAAGTACACGTGCAGGTGCACGGAGTCCAGATACAAGTTGGTTAGCTTGTATGTCTGGCGGGTTGAGTACTCAGGACCTATATAAGCAAGGGCATGTAATAGGAGTTTAGATGCATCGGGGagaaaagctcaaagtacttggttaggtactcggAGAGCTCGGATCTCCTCGGGGCGTCGAATCGTGgaaagctcaaagtacttggttaggtactcggAGAGCTCGGATCTATGATTGGGTCGAGGAAAGCTTGAAGTACTCGGTTAAGTACTTAGCGAGCTCGGATCTCGAATCTAGACTTCGGAAgatataaaagaaaagaaaaggctaagcTGTTGCAGCCTCGAAtttttgtgtgttcttgtgttctctTGTCGACTTTCGATTGATGGATCGTCCATCTTGCTTCTTGCCAGGTTGTTCATGTGGTCATGGCGCTCACTTGGTCGGACAGGTTGGTCATGCACGTGCTGGTCGCTCGCATGGTCGTGTGACTAGTCGGTCGCGTGGTCGCGGGTGGGAACTGGTCGTGCTCCTGGTCGGACGCGTACTCGAGGAGCGTGAACTGGTCGTGATGAGTGGTCCTGGGCATCAGGAAACCCAACACTCTGTCCTACTGCACCCACCGCTAGAGCATTAGGGAAGCCCAGCCGGTGTTTGAGGATCAGAGCGTGATCTTTATCCATCCTAGtctccatcaagaagaccaACGCGGGCTTAAATAGCTCCACCACCTGGTGAAGCTCTTGAACTGCCTTGGGCTGCCCGCAGCCCCGGCAGTTCACACTTATGATACTCATTGTGCCCGGTGGGGCTAcaccgcagccgccgccgatcTTGCAACATTTGAGTTGCGAGCAACCTTTTGCTTCTTCAGCTGCTCTAAGTTTCCATGCTCTTGCTCTTCCTGATTTTCCCCAAATTGAATCATCCGAGAGTGCGCTAGGCCAACCGGAATGATGGCGTTCTGAGGAGGGAGGTTCAGGTTCAGCAATAACTAGTATTGATTTGGTTCAATCTCACTGGCCTTGGTTTGTGAATAGATTCGATGGTGTTCTCTGCACTACTTAGGTGTACTTGCAACTATAATACAAACAATTT is a genomic window of Phragmites australis chromosome 17, lpPhrAust1.1, whole genome shotgun sequence containing:
- the LOC133896949 gene encoding uncharacterized protein LOC133896949; the encoded protein is MSGLGALTKESSLVSLHYPMLTRSNYATWAIKMNVFIRAQGIWDAVEHDDPKEKVDMKKDQIALAAIYQGIPEETLQAVSEKETSNEAWECIKVMYLGAKCVEDARVQTLREELDGLRMKSTESVDDFVMKIVTSIEQFDDLETMTVEEVFDRLQAYEERLRGNVNDIHINAEHFLLTREQWRVKVKKNGGEGSSNSGGQGNKNWKFDKAKVRCYKCKDYGHYQWECEESKKQEKALFMAAEKDDHPALL